A stretch of DNA from bacterium:
GTGGATTGCTGCGGAATGCAGGACGTGTAGTTCGAAGCCGACGCCGCGCCGAACTCGATCTGGCCATTCGAACACACCCAGAAAGAGTCGCGATTCACGCCGTAGAAGGGGAAGGCAAAGCCGATGGGATACTTGCTTGTGCTCGTCCCGTCATCATGGCTGGTCCAACCGCTGACCCATGTGGCCTGCGCATCACCGGTCAATTCAATCCAATTATAGGTGGCGGTGTCCGGGGATACATTGTCCTTATAGCGATAGCCTCCCCCATCCGGGCCGCCGACATTGTCCAGACTGTTTCCGCTGCGCTCCAATCCAAAACGGTACACCAGTTCCTTTTCCTCCGGCGTCATATTGCCGGTGGCCTGATAACGTGCCCACGCGGCGTGCGCCGCGCTGAGAGCTTCGTCGCCTTGCAGAACCGAGAGAGCGGTTCCGGCAGACGGTTTGACATGCTTCGGGTCATTTGGATCCCACGTGACTTTTGTTTGCACAGCCAAGGTGAGTGCGGCAAGGCACAGCAGCCCCAGAATTACCCAAAATCGTGAACGGACTTTCATTGACCTCTCCTCCGGAAGTGTTCGTTTCCATACTGGACTTCATCAACATCTGGTCTTGGGAAAGTGGATGAAAGCAGCCTCGAGGGCTTTCCTTCGCGGTCTCTGTATGATAAAGAGAAAACCCTGTTTTGTCAACATCCTGAACGATGTTTTTTGACAGACCCATGTCCTTACCGAAAAAGCTATACTTAAACCCATGTAGGCCTATGAAGGAGTTACTCCGCTCGCTTTTCCAACGTGGGCAATCGCCCCGCAGAGTAAAGTTGGATCAAGGCTCTTGTCTGCACTTCCGCCTGCGCCGCGCAGATCTGACGGCACCCCTTCAGCTCGCCTCCTCAAAAAGAAACGGGCTGACCTGTAGGGTCAACCCGTCCGTATCTTAGAAAAAGGGGGCGCGCTTACTGTTCTTGCGTGTGCAGCCAGCGTTCATATTCCGCGGCCATCTGCTCGAAGGTGTCATCTTCGGTGGAGGCAATCAGTTCGTCGCCGTGTATCATTCGAATCTTCGCGCCCAGTTCCACCGGCCCCTGATCATCAGGCAGGATTTTCTCCTTCTCAATAATCACATCGGTCTCGGCCAGCATCACTTCGAGCGGTTTGTTGACCAGATCCACCGTTGCCTTGGCAGAGAAGGGCTTGCCCGTCAGTTCTTCAATGTAGCGGAAGAATGTTTTCGAGTTGCCCGGCTTCCAGTAAATATCGGCCAGGGCGCTGCCGACGCGCGGATTATCCGTAATCCGCCCGTCACGCTCGAGGAAAAAGGCCCGCGTCTGGTAGACCGCCATCTGGGCCAGCACATAGGCATGGTAATAAGCCGACGAATCGCTGGCCAGCAGGTGCGGCACGCTCAAAATGGGGCGGGCATCCGAGGGCTGATGGACCATCTGGGCCTCAATGCGCCGTCCGGCTTCGAGAATATTCTTCGGTGTCAGTTCGCTGTCGGACATCCCGTAGAGGGCGCGTTCGAAATAGGGGACGATCATCAGTTTGCGCAGTTGATGAGCCAGGAACGTGTGGCGCTCTTTGAGGGATCGCTTTATCAGTTCCGCCGGCATGGGCTGCCCGGCCTCATTTTTGGCATAGCGCGTCAGCCAGTCCGGATCGCCAACCACGCTATCGAGAAACATGGACTGCGTCTCGGCAAAGGCAATAGACGTCGGCGCGAATTCCTGCGAGTAGCACGGCGCGGGCATCTCAATATTGGAGAAGTGCGCCGCGTGGCCGCCTTCATGGAAGAGTGTCTCCAGCGCGCGCTTGCCGCTGCCGACCTGTCCCGGCACCGCATTGGCCGTGAAATTGATCCGCGCCGGCAAAAATTCCTCGCGGTTGATGAACGCCGGTACCGGGCCATGCATGAAACCGTTCTCATACTTGCCCTTGCGATCCACCAGATCCAGTGTCAACTTCGCGCCATGGTAGCGGATACCCATCTTGGCAAAGGAGCGGCCCCAGTTCAAGAGCGCCGATCCGAAGCGCAGATAGGGGTCCAACTCGGCGCTGAGATCTCCGGCGGTGGCAAACTCGAAATTCCACGGCTCGATGGCCTGCGGTCCCTTCGCCTTCGCCACGGCCTCCACCGATGCGCGGCCAACCTCACGCGTGTTGACTTCCAGCTCATCGAGCACACGGAACAGCTCCTCAATAGAGAAGCCTTCGAACATCTTCACTTTCCAGTCATAGAAATCGCGGTAGCCCATCAGGCGGCCAAGGCGGTTGCGCTCCTTGACGATCTCGATGAAGCCATTCTCCAGCACATAGCCTTCAATCGAGCGCAGCCCTTCCCACGCCGCCTTGCGGATGCCTTCTTCCGGATTGGTCATCACCATCAGGCGGAGCTTGACGGAACTGCTGGGGACCAGTGCGCCCGTTTGCGGATCCTTGTATCCCAGTTTCATTCGCGTGCGGGCATTGGCCAGATCCGCTTCCATGCCGACGATTTTGCTCATTACGGCCAGGGCTTCTTTGCTCTCCATGGCGTTCACTTCAAAGAAGTGCAGCCAGCCTTCGAGGCCCACGCGCTCTTGCTCGCCAAGGCCGGGTTGCCCGAGAGCCTGGCGCAGCTTGGGAATCCAACTGCCGTCGGTGGTAAACTCCTTCAGGCGGATCTCGTTCTTTTCCAGCACATGTTCATCCCCGCCCTTCAGTCCCATTTTAGCGGCCCAGAAGGCGTCCTCTTTGGCAGTATGCAACGTCAGATAGCGCTGGTTGAGGTCATCCAGAAGTGTCATAATCGGATTCCTGAGAGGTGAAATAGTGAACACCGCGGCAAGATACAGGATGAGCGGTGCATTGTGGCCGCCCCATGCCCTTTTGATAGGCAAAAGCGGTGAATTGTTGCGCCCGAATTTGGGCAGAAAAAAGTCCGCAACCATAATGTACGGCGCGGACCGCTGTAAATCAACCCTGAAGGGTTCTTGTCGAATTTTTCGGCCTACATACCATGCAAACCGACCAGCAGCACCAGATATTTGCCGCTGTCCTCAAAGGTGGTGCCACGCTTGAGCCCGATCCAGCGCGGCTTGTGATGCGCCGGATCATGCGCCAGAAATTTGCCCTTCGGGTCGCAGTAACCGGATAGCACTACGCTATGATAGACCGGGTTGCGCCGCGACGGCTTGTAAATCAGAATCAGCGGCCTGCCCCGGACAATGTGTTCGGCGGCCTCGGCGGGGGTCAGTTGCAACACGGCGGCAAACAACCTATTCCCGTCCGTGTCCCGCAACTCCGCGGCATTCAAGCGATGCGTCAGGGAAATCAGCTCGAGCGGCAGCGCCGTGTCGGGCACCACCGCTTGAAAGCCATAGTAATCGAGCACCATATCCACGCAGGCGGCAAGACAGTCGGACTGCTTCTGCTGATCCCGGTGCCGCACATTTAGCACCGATTCGCTCCCGCGCTGGGACTCCGCCAAGTGCCCGGTCAGCGCGGCGCACGAGACGTAGAGCAACGGAGCGGCCAGCAGCACCGGCCACCTGAGCAGAGCCGCTCTATGGTTTCCGCTGAATACCATCTCTGACGTCTTCAACTGATCACGCGGATGATGACCACGGCCAGCAGCACGATCACCAGGATGTAGATAATATCAGTCGTGGATGCGACACCCACCGGAACTTCCTTGATGCCGGCCTGCGCCAGCAGACTATCCCCCTTCACTTGCAGAGAGTCCGCTTCCGCCTGCGTCAGGATGGCCGTGCCTTTGGGTCCGGCGTCAGGCTTAGCGGTCATCTGCGATGCAGGTTTATCCGCCTGTGGCGCAGCAACCTTTCCGCTTTGCGGCGCGGACGGCGAAGTCTGCGGGGCAGGAGTGACCGCCACGCACCATGTTGTTAAAAGAAGGATCATTGCGAATCCAAGCCATAAGGTCTTCATACTGTTCTCCGTTGACTATAGATAGCTGTCCATAGGGTCTTAAAGATAGAGTGGTTTGCAAGAATAAGCGCCGTTTCAAAAGCAGAAAGCCCCATCGATGACGGGGCTTTCTTAGCAATAGTTGGTGAACCTTGCGCGGGCTCTCGTCCGGCGAACACAAGGCCTTAAGGAGAAAGCCGCATCAGAGGTCGGAGATCATATTGCGGATTTCTTCCTTGGACTTGCCGATTTTGTTCTGCAATCTGCCGAGGAGTTCTTCCTCTTTGCCCTCGGAAAAAGTCAGATCATCATCCGTCAGGTTGCCGTAGCGTTGTTTGAGTTTGCCTGCCACTTCGTGCCAGTTGCCCTTAAAATTGAGCTTGTTCATAATCTCCTCCTTGGAGTTCTAAGGATAGTACCTCGTCTCCCAAAAAGAGGTTCCGCTACGACATCCGATGCTCAATTCAGCGCAGGAAAATAATAGCGACGCCGACCATTGCAATCACCGTTCCGGCAATCGTGCGGAAGGTGGGCGTGCCGTCCCCACGCAGCCAGACTACGGGCACTACCAACAGCGGATACAGCGTGGAAAGTGTGGCTACCACCCCGGCTTCGGTGGTCCGGTACGCAAAGAGCACCAGCGAAACCCCCGTCACCGGGCCGAGCAGCGAAGCCAGCAGCAGCGGACGCAGCGCGTCTTTATTTTTCAAAACCGGTTGAATCCGATTCAGATTTCCCGTCGCCATTCCCCACACCCACACCATCAGGGCCGCGGAAAACATGCGGAAGAAAGCCGTGGGAATCGCGGCCATGGTGCCGTTCATGGCAATCTTGGCTACCAGCAGTCCCGTCGCCTGTCCGAACGCGCCCATCAGCCCGTAGATAATTCCCGCCTTCAAATTGGCGACCGGCGCGCCATTTTCATGCTGCTCGGCAATGACCCAAATAATACCGCCGGTGGTCAGTAGGATGCCACCCCAGGCAACCCAACTCAAGCCCTCTCCCAGCAGTGGCACCGCAAGCAACGCGGTCACCACCGGCGTCGAAGCGGAGAGCAGCGTCGCCCGGCGCGGTCCGATCAGTGTCAGAGACCGGAAATAGAAACCGTCACCGAAGGCCAAACCCAAAAACGCCGAGAGCGCCAGCAGCCAGAGTTGCATGTTGGTTGCACCCTGAGGAATCACCTTGCCGCTGGAGAACCAGAGAAAAATTCCGAGGCACAGCGCCGCAAACGGCAGACGAAACATGTTCATGCCCAGCGGCTGGGCTCTCTTGCCCGCTTGGGCAAATAGCAAGGAGGTTGCTGTCCAGCAAACGGATGCGCTAAGTGCCGCCGCCTCGCCGGCATATCCAAAAGTTGAAAGACTCACGCCAATCCCAAAGTAGTAGAATCTACGCCTTTCCTGACCATCACCATATCCGATCACGGTCCCGGATCGTGTCTCACCATTGCAGAGTTAATCTAAGCAATCTGATGTCAAAGTCAAGATTAGGTCCAAAGCTCCGCCGAAACTTGAAGAAGACGCCTGCCACAGCGGGAATAAATACAGAGCTTTCCGCGAGTTATAAGAGTGTAAGGAGTATACTTGGGGATGAACGTGCGATGTTTTACGAATTGAGCAGTGATGCTTTCCTATGAAAACTCGACCAGTGCAGACGGTGGCTCTGCCATTCTTATCGCGGGTCCTGATCATTACCGCGATGTCGACCGGGATTTGTTCACTGTATGCCGCGCTGAAAGAGGCTGGCGCGGCGCACTGTGAATGGGCTGCGATGCATCCGAAGGACGTGCCGACCCTTCCCGTTGACGGCCAATATACCTTGATTATTATCCAGGAGGGCCGCGGTGGCTGCGATGCCTTCTCCCTGCTGCCTGACTTGCGGGCAAAGTACCCCTCCATTCCGATCTTGGTGGTTACTCCGTACACCGATAGCGCGCGGCTCGACCGCCTGATGCAGCTTGGCGCCTTCAGCGCCGTGGCGGCAAAACATGTTCGGTCGGGGGCCCTTTCCTCTACCCTGCGCTGGATCCTTCAGGAGCGTCTGCCTGCCGAGACGGCCTCCGAAGAATCTCCCGGCCCGGACGCGCTCCAAACCAATGTCCCGATGATCCTCTGGGGGACGGATCGCGAGGGCATCATCACCTATGTGGAAGGTAAGGGAGTCGATGAGATTGGTGCGGCATCCCTGTCGCTGATCGGCAAAAGTGCTTTCGATATGCTCAAGGACTATTCGAGCAGTCTGGCCATGCTGCGTCGGGTGCTGGGCGGCGCGTATTCCGGGCGAATCGCCGAAGTGATCGAGTTTGCACGACGCCGGGCACTGGTAGATACCCATTGCGTTTCGCTGCGTAATGACGATGGGCAGATCCGTGGCGCGGCGGGAGTATCCATGGTGATGACCGAATATGGCAAGGCTGGCCCGGCGGTGAAGGAATCTGCCGCCCGCGTTTACGCCGCAGAGGCTCTAACCGAGAGTGCGCGGCGATTCGAGGCAGTGTACCGCAGCCTTCCCGTTCCTACCTACACTTGGAAGCAGGTCGAGAATGACTTTCTGCTGGTGGATTTTAACGAGGCCGCCATCCGCAACAGTCCGGATCGGTTGAATGGCATGCTCAATGCGGTAGCGTCCGACTTCTTTCGGAAAAACCCGCAGGTCGTTGCTCTTCTGCGCCGCTGTCAGGACCAGAAAACAACCCTGCAAACCGAACTGGATTATTCGATGCGGATCACGGGCGAACAGCGGCACTTTCTGGTTCACGGCGTCGCGCTGCCGCCCGATCTGGTCATTCTCCATACCGTGGACGTCACCGAACGCAAGCGCAATGAGCAGATCATGCGTGAGGCCAACGCCCGATTGGAGAAAGTCGTTGCCCTGCGAACAAGCGCCTTGCGCGAGCAGGCGGCGCTGCTCGATCTGGCCAATGACGCCATCATCGTGCGGACGCTTGATGGGCGCATCACCTTCTGGAACCACGGCGCCGAAATCCTCTACGGCTGGAGCTGCAACGAGGCCACCGGCAAGACCACTCAGGAATTGCTGCAAACCCGCTACCCGATTCCCACGGCGGACATTATTTATCGCACCTTGCGAGAGGGAAATCTGGAAATCGAGATCGAGCAGGTCGCCCGCGATGGCCGGCAGATTATCGTGGCCAGCCGCTGGGCTCCCCAGCGCGACGACATCGGCAACCCCATCGGATTTTTAGAGATCAACCGGGACATCACCGACCGCAAGCGAGCCGAAGAGGATCTGCGCAAATCCAAGGAGGAATACCGGCTCCTCATCGAGAACCAGACCGACATGGTGATGAAGGTAAGCCGCGACGGAATTCGGCTGTATGCAAGCCCCAATTTCCTTCAACTGGTCGGCAAGACCGAAGAAGAGGTGGTCAATACCAGCTTTCTTTCCGATGTACATCCGGACGACGCCGACCGCGTGCTGCGTGAATGGCAAGCAACCTTTGAGCCGCCACACTATCGCTCGGACATTGAAACCCGGATGATGACTGGCAGCGGCTGGCGCTGGCTCTCCTGGCGCAATCAGGCGATTCCCGGCAAGGAAGGCGAGCCCACCACCGCCATCAAGGTCGGACGGGACATCACAGAACTCAAGGAGGCCGAAGAGGCGCTGCGGCAGAGTGAGGCTCGCTTCCGCTCGATCTTTGAGCGGGCCACCTTCGGGATTATTCTGGTGGATGCCGATTTTCAGATCGCCGACGTGAATCCTGCCTTTCAACAAATCCTCGGCTACAGCCTCGAGGATATGCGCCGCCTCGGGTTGCCCGGCATCACCCATCCCGATGATCTGGCCCACGCCAATCAACTCTTCGAAGATCTGATTTACGGCAAGATCGACCATTACCATCTGGACAAACGCTATTTCCGCAAGGACGGCTCGATCATGTACGGCAGCCTGACGGTCTTTGCTTCCCGGGATGAGCGCGGAAAACTGCTGCACACGACCGGAATGGTCGAAGACATTACCGCGCGCAAGGAGTCCGAACAGCGCACCGAGCGTTACAGCGAGGAACTCGAGCAGTTGGTGATGGAACGCACGGCACAGATCCGCCAGCTCGAAAGGCTGCGTTCGGAAAGCGAAAAACAGGCTGCGGTAGGCCGCATGGCCGCGCGGATTGCCCACGAGATCAACAATCCGCTGGCCGGCGTGAAGAATTCCTTCCTGCTGGTCAAACAGGCGGTATC
This window harbors:
- a CDS encoding M3 family metallopeptidase, which produces MTLLDDLNQRYLTLHTAKEDAFWAAKMGLKGGDEHVLEKNEIRLKEFTTDGSWIPKLRQALGQPGLGEQERVGLEGWLHFFEVNAMESKEALAVMSKIVGMEADLANARTRMKLGYKDPQTGALVPSSSVKLRLMVMTNPEEGIRKAAWEGLRSIEGYVLENGFIEIVKERNRLGRLMGYRDFYDWKVKMFEGFSIEELFRVLDELEVNTREVGRASVEAVAKAKGPQAIEPWNFEFATAGDLSAELDPYLRFGSALLNWGRSFAKMGIRYHGAKLTLDLVDRKGKYENGFMHGPVPAFINREEFLPARINFTANAVPGQVGSGKRALETLFHEGGHAAHFSNIEMPAPCYSQEFAPTSIAFAETQSMFLDSVVGDPDWLTRYAKNEAGQPMPAELIKRSLKERHTFLAHQLRKLMIVPYFERALYGMSDSELTPKNILEAGRRIEAQMVHQPSDARPILSVPHLLASDSSAYYHAYVLAQMAVYQTRAFFLERDGRITDNPRVGSALADIYWKPGNSKTFFRYIEELTGKPFSAKATVDLVNKPLEVMLAETDVIIEKEKILPDDQGPVELGAKIRMIHGDELIASTEDDTFEQMAAEYERWLHTQEQ
- a CDS encoding C39 family peptidase, encoding MVFSGNHRAALLRWPVLLAAPLLYVSCAALTGHLAESQRGSESVLNVRHRDQQKQSDCLAACVDMVLDYYGFQAVVPDTALPLELISLTHRLNAAELRDTDGNRLFAAVLQLTPAEAAEHIVRGRPLILIYKPSRRNPVYHSVVLSGYCDPKGKFLAHDPAHHKPRWIGLKRGTTFEDSGKYLVLLVGLHGM
- a CDS encoding CsbD family protein; the protein is MNKLNFKGNWHEVAGKLKQRYGNLTDDDLTFSEGKEEELLGRLQNKIGKSKEEIRNMISDL
- a CDS encoding DMT family transporter, with translation MIGYGDGQERRRFYYFGIGVSLSTFGYAGEAAALSASVCWTATSLLFAQAGKRAQPLGMNMFRLPFAALCLGIFLWFSSGKVIPQGATNMQLWLLALSAFLGLAFGDGFYFRSLTLIGPRRATLLSASTPVVTALLAVPLLGEGLSWVAWGGILLTTGGIIWVIAEQHENGAPVANLKAGIIYGLMGAFGQATGLLVAKIAMNGTMAAIPTAFFRMFSAALMVWVWGMATGNLNRIQPVLKNKDALRPLLLASLLGPVTGVSLVLFAYRTTEAGVVATLSTLYPLLVVPVVWLRGDGTPTFRTIAGTVIAMVGVAIIFLR
- a CDS encoding PAS domain S-box protein, whose translation is MKTRPVQTVALPFLSRVLIITAMSTGICSLYAALKEAGAAHCEWAAMHPKDVPTLPVDGQYTLIIIQEGRGGCDAFSLLPDLRAKYPSIPILVVTPYTDSARLDRLMQLGAFSAVAAKHVRSGALSSTLRWILQERLPAETASEESPGPDALQTNVPMILWGTDREGIITYVEGKGVDEIGAASLSLIGKSAFDMLKDYSSSLAMLRRVLGGAYSGRIAEVIEFARRRALVDTHCVSLRNDDGQIRGAAGVSMVMTEYGKAGPAVKESAARVYAAEALTESARRFEAVYRSLPVPTYTWKQVENDFLLVDFNEAAIRNSPDRLNGMLNAVASDFFRKNPQVVALLRRCQDQKTTLQTELDYSMRITGEQRHFLVHGVALPPDLVILHTVDVTERKRNEQIMREANARLEKVVALRTSALREQAALLDLANDAIIVRTLDGRITFWNHGAEILYGWSCNEATGKTTQELLQTRYPIPTADIIYRTLREGNLEIEIEQVARDGRQIIVASRWAPQRDDIGNPIGFLEINRDITDRKRAEEDLRKSKEEYRLLIENQTDMVMKVSRDGIRLYASPNFLQLVGKTEEEVVNTSFLSDVHPDDADRVLREWQATFEPPHYRSDIETRMMTGSGWRWLSWRNQAIPGKEGEPTTAIKVGRDITELKEAEEALRQSEARFRSIFERATFGIILVDADFQIADVNPAFQQILGYSLEDMRRLGLPGITHPDDLAHANQLFEDLIYGKIDHYHLDKRYFRKDGSIMYGSLTVFASRDERGKLLHTTGMVEDITARKESEQRTERYSEELEQLVMERTAQIRQLERLRSESEKQAAVGRMAARIAHEINNPLAGVKNSFLLVKQAVSREHKHFRFVEMIEKELDRIARIVRQMFELYKPEIIKPGQVQPAQVIREVTELLEGNVRAQGVTMEIDTRRAAQAVLLHEDSLRQILFSVIQNAIEASPSGGVVRIAANYDGRQLTVSVTDQGSGIPEDVKSRIFDPFFTTKSELASGGLGLGLSITKGIVEAMGGSLTFESEIDKGTTFFIGLPAKSGPENDTA